The following are encoded together in the Bradymonas sediminis genome:
- a CDS encoding acetyl-CoA carboxylase biotin carboxyl carrier protein subunit, whose protein sequence is MADIKAHITGTVWKIEVEIGDEVEEDDEVIILESMKMEMPVEAPCDGVIKEILIKEGDAVDEDQVLIIMEED, encoded by the coding sequence ATGGCGGATATCAAAGCGCATATCACCGGAACGGTTTGGAAGATTGAAGTCGAGATTGGCGACGAGGTCGAAGAAGATGATGAGGTTATCATCCTCGAGTCGATGAAGATGGAGATGCCGGTTGAGGCGCCGTGTGACGGTGTGATCAAAGAGATCCTCATCAAAGAAGGCGACGCCGTTGATGAGGACCAGGTGCTGATCATCATGGAAGAGGATTAA